TGGCGGCCAACTCGTCCCGCTCCGCCTGGGCACCGAGCATCTGCGCAAGAGCCATGAGGTCGGCGCAAGCGTACGCCAGGATGGCCGTGGATTGGACGTCGGCGACCTTGAAGGGTGCAGCCGCCCATTGCCGGGCGGGATCCCAGCCGCACGCCTTGTAAGTGTCCACCAGATGGATGAAGCGCTGGTACTCCGCGTCGCGGGGGCGCATGGCGGGATCCACATGGCCAGTGTCCTTCCGCCGGATGACGGTGGTCGTATCCGTCGGCACACGCGCCAGCGCCTCGTCCCAGGCCGGGGAATTGTCGCTCCCGCTTTCCCAGGGGTGCAGGATCGCCACAAGCCCGAGCTTGCCGGGATCCCGCGCCCGCATCCACCAGCGGTGGGACCGCAGGGCGGCGTCGAACAGCCGGCGGGTCCGTGCCCCGGCGTCGGGGCGTCCTTCGCGAACGGCGGCCTCGTGCACGTGGCGCAGGGCCGTTCCGAAGACGGGAGGCTGGGTGATGCCCGATGTCGGGATGCGGTGCCGGGTGCCCCACACGTCCGGGCCGGGGAAATAGGTATCGCTGGGCTCGTGGAAGACGATGTGCGGGATCATCCCGTCGTCCCACTGGCCCTCGGCGAGCCTTTCCAGCTCGCGGTAGGCGCGGTCCACGTCGAAGGTCGCAAAGCCCATGGCGACGAAGGCCGAATCCCAGTTCCACTGGAACGGGTACAGCCCCGCCGTCGGGACGGTGTAGCCGCCGCGGTCGTTCTCGGCCATCACTTGGCGTGCGGCCGCGTGCATGTCGTGCGTCATGGCGCCCTTTGTCGCTATGTGTCTCGTCAGGCTCGGGCCACGGCCAAGCCGGTGGCCGGATCGATCCAGGTCAGGCGTGCCGGGTCGACTGCCAGCCCAATGCGCTCGCCGGCGGCGACGCGGGCGGTCGGCGGGGCGACGACGCGGGCGGGCTGATCGCCGATCGAGCCGGTGAGCAGCAGGTGCGAGCCCATGGGCTCCACCACCCGCACCTGGAAGGGAATCCCGGCATCCGGCTCGACCAGGCGCGCATCCTCGCCACGCAGGCCCACTTCCACCTCGCCGTCGAGGGCGACCGGGCAGCGCAGTGCCGCCGCTCCGACCTGTGCAACGCCATCCGTGCACCGGAGCCGGATGAAGTTCATGGGCGGGCTGCCCAGGAACCCGCCGACAAAGCGCGTCGCGGGTGTGCCATAGACCTCCAGCGGCGAGCCGATCTGGTCGATGCGGCCGCCGTACATGACGGCGATCCGGTCGGCCAGACCCATGGCCTCGGTCTGGTCGTGGGTCACGTAGATGGTGGTGGTGCCGGCCTCGCGCAGGACGGCCTTCAGTTCGGTGCGCATCTCCAGCCTGAGCAGCGCATCCAGGTTCGACAGCGGCTCGTCCATCAGCAGAACCGCCGGCCCGACGGCCAGGGCGCGTGCGACCGCAACACGCTGCCGCTGGCCGCCCGACAGCTTCGCCGGATAGCGGTCGAGGAACGGCTCAATGTGCAGCAGGGCCGCGGCGCGCTCGACCTGCCGCTTCACCTCGGCCTCCGGGCGCTTCTGCATGCGCAGCCCGAAGGCCACGTTCTCGAACACCGTCATATGGGGAAAGACGGCGTAGTTCTGGAACACCATGGCGAGCCCGCGCTCGCGCGGGGGCAGGTGCCCCACGTCGCGCCCGCCGATCACCACTCGGCCGGAGGTCTGCGTCTCCAGCCCGGCGATGATGCGCAAAAGCGTGGTCTTCCCGCACCCGGACGGGCCGAGCAGGGCCACGAACTCGCCGTCCCGGACATCCAGCGAGACATCCTGAAGCGCGCGGTAGGTGCCGAAGGACTTTGCAACCCGGTCGATGACGATGTCAGCCATGGGGCAACCCCGATCACTTGCTGGCGATGCCCCATACCGCGAACAGGTAGCGCCTGACCGCGAATATGAAGAGCACGGAGGGGACGATGAGGAGGAACCCGCCTGCGAACCGGTAATGCAGCGGGCTTTCGGACAGGACGGTGAGGAGATACGCGGTGAGCGTGCGTTCGCGCACGGTCAGGACCGAAGCCGCGAACACCTCGTTCCAGGAGATCACGAAGGCGAAGATCGCCGTCGCCGCCAAGCCCGGCAGGGCCAGCGGCAGCACGACCTTGCGGAAGGCCTGAAACCGGGTGCAGCCGAAGACCCAGGCCGCCTCCTCGTACTCGCGCGGAATGCCCATGAACAGGCTTTGCGTGACCAGGGCCGCAAACGGCAGGGCCAGCACCGTATGCACGAGCGAAACGCCCAGGGGCGTGTCGTACAGGCCGATCCGGATGAACGAGACGGTCAGCGGCAGGGCCAGGATCGCCAGCGGGAAGGCCCGCGTGAGAAGCACCAGCAGCCGGTAGGCGTTCTGGCCCTTGAAGGCGAAACGGGCGAGCGCGTAACCCGCGGGGGCCCCCAGCGCGATGGAAAAGGCGACCGTCAGCCCGGCGGCGATGAGCGAATTCACGAAGGCGTTGAACACCCCCTCGATCCGCAGGAACGTCATCATCGGCGCCAACGAGATCTCGGTGGGCCAGATCGTCTTCGGCCACTTGAAGACGGCCATCCGTCCCCCGAAGGCGCCGAGTGCGACCAGGTAGATCGGCACCAGGATCCAGGCGAGCAGCGCCACGATGCCGGTCCAGAACAGAATGCGGCGTGCGGACGGCACGGTGCCGGGGGCGGCGCCGGATTCCGTGGTTGCGGTTGGAGCGGAGGTGGAGACGGTCATGGCAGCCGCTCCGGATCCACCCGCAGCACCCGCAGGTACACCGCCGTCGCCGCCAGCGAGATCACCATGATGAGGACGGCATAGGCCGCGGCCACGCCATAGTTCTGGTTCTCGTTCTGCCAGACATAGGCTTCGCCGACGAGCACCGGGAAATTACGCCCTCCGAGGGCGTAGACCACGGCGAACACCTCGAATGCCAGGACCGTCCGCAGGATCAGGGCCGATTGCAGGCTGGGCTTCAGCAGCGGCAGCGTGATCCTGCGGAACCGCGTCCAGGGCTTGGCACCGAACACCTCGGCGGCCTCCCCGAACTCCTTGGGAATGAGTTGGAGGCCCGCCACCAGGATGACCAGGACGATGGCCGTGGCCCGCCACACCTCGGCGAGCACGATGCCCACAAACAGCGTGAACGGCGTCTCCTGGGACAGCCAGCCGAGCTGGCCCGTGATCACGCCCAGCCCGTAAAGCGCCGAGTTGAGGTAGCCGGAGTTCTGCAGGATGGCGAGCCAGACGAGACCGGCCGCCAGATCCGAGACGCCCAGCGGGATGATCCAGACCCACAGGACCAGGTCCCGCGACCGGCCGCCGAGCTTCCCGACCATGGTCGCCATGCCCAGCGCCAGCGCGATCTGCAACGGCACGACGACAAGCGTCAGGAGGAAGGTGTTGCGGACCGCGAGCCCGAAGTTCAGGTCACCAACCATCCGCTGGTAGTTGGCCAGCGATGGCGGGCCTTCGGATGCGACCGACAGCCAGATCGTCTGGACCAACGGCACGATGAACAGCGCGCCGAGGAAGAGGATCGACGGCGCAATGAGGGCATAGGGAATCCAGGATGCGCGCGAGTTCATGGACCGCTCCGCAGGAAGCCGGAAGGCGCCGGGCGCCTCCGGCGGGCACGACCCGCCCGCCGGATGGCCGGACCCGTGCTAAAGGACCGGGCAGGCGCCCTGGCTCGGCTTGTCCGGCGTCCAGCACGGCGCGCCGGTCTGCTTCATGAGCGCGTCCAGCGTCTTGGCCTGATCCTCGAGCACGGCCTTGACCGGCTCGTTGCGCAGGACGATCCGCTGGAAGGTGTCCATGTAGACCTTGTTGAACTCGCCGCCCTTGTCGGCCAACCCGACGGGCAACAGCGACACAAGCGCGTCGCTGGCGTTCTGGGTGGCCGCCACCGCCCCCGCCAGAAGCTTGACGCCCGGCGTCAGATTGGGGGGCAACTCCGCCTTGACCACCGGGAAGAACCCGACCTCCGCGGCCGTGGTCAACTGTGTTTGCGGCTTAGTCAGATGTTCGATGACCGCCGCGGCCCCGTTCCGGTTCGGCCCATCCTTGACGATGGACAGGCCGGCGATCACCGGCATATAGCCGCGCCCCTTGGGGCCGGCAGGTGCGGGGAAGGCGACGAACTGGTCCGGCTGGGCCGCCAGCGCATCCTTGACCCGGGCCACATGGTCCCAGGCGATCCACACGTCGCCGCCCAGCAGCGGCTCCTGCATGAAGTTGTAGCTGGTGGAGTTGGGATTGGTGACCGCCCACAGCTCCTTCAGCGCCGTCCAGGCGGCTTCGGCGTCGGCCGACTTGAAGGTCGACACCACGCCGCCCGTGAAGGACGGGTAGAAATAGCCCTGGAAGAAACGCGGCATCAGGCCGGTCGGGCCAGCCGGGAAGCCGAGCCGCCGCTGGCCGGTGCGCTCGGCGATGGTTTTGGCCCACTGCTGCAACTGCGCATAGGTCAGGGTGTTCAGGTCCGCCCCCTGGGGCAGGTACTGCAATGCCTGCTTGTTGGCGACCATGATGTAGGTCGCCTGCATCCACGGGATGTACTGCTGCTTGTCGGTGCCGAGCTTGCCCAGCTCCATCAGGTTCGCCGGGATGCCACGGTCCGCAAGCTTCGCGGCCAGATCATCGATCGGCTCCACGGCGCCCATGGGCACCAGCGGCTGCAACTCACCGTGCAACGCGCCCACCAGGCTGACGGTGCGCCGGCCGGCCTGGCTTTCCGCCCGCATCCGCACGGCGAAGGGCGATGGTTCGTCGGTGATGTAGGTGACCTTGCCGGGTGCCCCTTTGAGGATCACCTCGCGTACCTTGGTCGCCTCCTCGATGGGGCGCAGTTGGGTGGATAGGAAAACGGTGTCCTGTGCCTTTGCGGCCGACATCCCGCCGGCGGCGGCCGCCGCCAAGACGACCACGGCGAGTTTTCTCAGGCGTGTCATGTCCATTCCCTCCCTTGTTTTCTTTACTTTGTTGATCCGCTGAGATCGTCCGGACGGAACGACCCCGGTCAGACCGGCGGACCTTGAACGGCTCGCTGCCTCGAAGCACCCGGCATACACGTTAATTATGTGTTTTGCATCAGCAAGACCGGAGATTGCCTCAACCGGTCGTGCGCGACCGGTGGGTTCAAGACGGCGTTCACCGGGAGCCGTTGCCTCACGTCGGGACAGGATCCGTCGGCCATCGCAGGCGCCGATGGCCGAACATGCCCCCGCGCCGCTGCCGCGACGTCGATATGGCCATCGAGGGTGGGCAGGGCCGTGGTGGTCGACAAGCCCTGTGGTTTGAGCCGCGTCTGCAGGTTCGTCCAGGCCCGGGGGTGTTGCCGATCACGCAACGTCGTCCGAGACGTTTCCGGACGTCAACACGGTCAAAAGGCGGACAGCCCCGTCGGGTGGTTGCCCCGTTGGATTGTTGATGGCGCCTCAGCGCTCCGGCCCCTTGCCTCCGCTGTCGTTTCCACCACCGCCATTATTGCCGCCGCTCTCGGCGGCACCGCCCTTGCCGCCCTTGCCACCTCCAGCGGCGCCACCCCCGGCGGCACCCCCAGTGCCACCACCCTTGTCGCCGCCTTTACCGCCCTTGTCGCTCCCGCCGCCTTTGCCACCCGAGCCACCGCCCGACGCGGCACCGCCGCCGCTTGCACCGCCCCCTGCGGACGCAGCCCCAACCGCACCGGCATCACCCTTTCCGCCACCCTTGCCCCCGGTACCGCCACCGCCGGTACCCGCACTGGCCCCGCCTGCCGAAGAACCGCCACCCGAACCGGCACCACCGCCGCCCTTACCGCCGCCGGATGCGCCGCCCCCCCCTCCCGCGGAGGCTCCACCGCCTGCCCCGCCAGCGGTTCCACTGGCCCCG
This genomic interval from Azospirillaceae bacterium contains the following:
- a CDS encoding ABC transporter ATP-binding protein, with the translated sequence MADIVIDRVAKSFGTYRALQDVSLDVRDGEFVALLGPSGCGKTTLLRIIAGLETQTSGRVVIGGRDVGHLPPRERGLAMVFQNYAVFPHMTVFENVAFGLRMQKRPEAEVKRQVERAAALLHIEPFLDRYPAKLSGGQRQRVAVARALAVGPAVLLMDEPLSNLDALLRLEMRTELKAVLREAGTTTIYVTHDQTEAMGLADRIAVMYGGRIDQIGSPLEVYGTPATRFVGGFLGSPPMNFIRLRCTDGVAQVGAAALRCPVALDGEVEVGLRGEDARLVEPDAGIPFQVRVVEPMGSHLLLTGSIGDQPARVVAPPTARVAAGERIGLAVDPARLTWIDPATGLAVARA
- a CDS encoding sugar ABC transporter permease; the protein is MNSRASWIPYALIAPSILFLGALFIVPLVQTIWLSVASEGPPSLANYQRMVGDLNFGLAVRNTFLLTLVVVPLQIALALGMATMVGKLGGRSRDLVLWVWIIPLGVSDLAAGLVWLAILQNSGYLNSALYGLGVITGQLGWLSQETPFTLFVGIVLAEVWRATAIVLVILVAGLQLIPKEFGEAAEVFGAKPWTRFRRITLPLLKPSLQSALILRTVLAFEVFAVVYALGGRNFPVLVGEAYVWQNENQNYGVAAAYAVLIMVISLAATAVYLRVLRVDPERLP
- a CDS encoding extracellular solute-binding protein, with protein sequence MTRLRKLAVVVLAAAAAGGMSAAKAQDTVFLSTQLRPIEEATKVREVILKGAPGKVTYITDEPSPFAVRMRAESQAGRRTVSLVGALHGELQPLVPMGAVEPIDDLAAKLADRGIPANLMELGKLGTDKQQYIPWMQATYIMVANKQALQYLPQGADLNTLTYAQLQQWAKTIAERTGQRRLGFPAGPTGLMPRFFQGYFYPSFTGGVVSTFKSADAEAAWTALKELWAVTNPNSTSYNFMQEPLLGGDVWIAWDHVARVKDALAAQPDQFVAFPAPAGPKGRGYMPVIAGLSIVKDGPNRNGAAAVIEHLTKPQTQLTTAAEVGFFPVVKAELPPNLTPGVKLLAGAVAATQNASDALVSLLPVGLADKGGEFNKVYMDTFQRIVLRNEPVKAVLEDQAKTLDALMKQTGAPCWTPDKPSQGACPVL
- a CDS encoding carbohydrate ABC transporter permease, with protein sequence MTVSTSAPTATTESGAAPGTVPSARRILFWTGIVALLAWILVPIYLVALGAFGGRMAVFKWPKTIWPTEISLAPMMTFLRIEGVFNAFVNSLIAAGLTVAFSIALGAPAGYALARFAFKGQNAYRLLVLLTRAFPLAILALPLTVSFIRIGLYDTPLGVSLVHTVLALPFAALVTQSLFMGIPREYEEAAWVFGCTRFQAFRKVVLPLALPGLAATAIFAFVISWNEVFAASVLTVRERTLTAYLLTVLSESPLHYRFAGGFLLIVPSVLFIFAVRRYLFAVWGIASK